The Leptospira saintgironsiae genome contains the following window.
ATCACCAAAACTTAGATTTTTTAAGATCATTCTAAGATCTTATTCTGTTAGATTTTTTTCTCCACTCTTGTCTACGGAACTTGGGATACCTTTTGTATCCCAAAGTTCCAATTCCAAATTTAAAGGAAGATGCGCTGGAGCTGAAATTTGAAATTCTCCTTCTCCCTTTCTTGCATGGAAACAGATCTGTTCTGTTCGTTCAACTCTTTCCGGCTCAGCGGCTCTTTGTGGATTCCAGTTTTGTATTTTAGAAGAAGCGGAACTTCTTCTTTTCAAATTTAAGATCACACATTGATTATCAGAATCGGAGTTTTCAAAAATAAATTTTACTCTATAAAAATTCTCTTCTGAATCAGTTTGATTTTTTTCAATACCTGCAATTCTGATCTTAGGCCTACGTTTTTCTGGGTCTATTTCGGTTCTTTTAGGAATAGGTTCTTGTTTTAAAAGATCTTCCATTGCAAGAAAGAAATCACTATCTTCTCCCACATTATAATATCTTCCGTTCCCTGTTTTTGCTAAAGATTGCATCACTCTTTTTTCGTCTGGTTTCAATCCGAGACCGAAGATATGCATTTTAAAATTTATTCCTTTTTGTTGAAGGACCTGTAATTCTTTTTCTGGATTTCCGTAACAACTTTCAATTCCATCAGTCACTAGGATTAAGTCAGTCGGAGATTTTCTGCGGATGATATAATCTCCAGCGATTCGGATGGACTCTGCAAGTGGAGTTGCGCCGGAAGGAGTGAGACCGAAAAGTTTATTTTGAAAACCTGGACGATTTCCTTTTTCTAAAGGTTGGTAAAGTCTGGAAGATTGGCAACCAGGTAGGCGATTTCCGTAAGCGATAAAACCTACTTCAGTTTCTTCGGGAAGTTTATCTACATAATGGCGAACATACTTTTTTGCAAGATGTACCTTTTGGTAGATTCCAAGATATTCATTCATGGAGCCACTTGCATCTAGGATGAATAGTTTTGCTGTTTCTGGTTGCCCTGGTACTGCGAGCTCAGGTGATGTATCTGAAATAATAAAAGAAGGGCCAAGAAGCAAAGACACAATAAGAATAGATTTAAAATTTCGGAAAAAGACCATGATGGATTCGAAATACTATAATCCTTATCGGATAAAAATAAAAACACCTTAGCGATATGGTTTTTCTATTTATGTCTTATTTGTTCTAAGTAAGTTTACTTCTTATTCCAATAAACAAACTGAGGATAAGATTCCATTTCTCCAAATCGGACCTTAAAACAAGAAACAGATCCATATTCTAGAACCAATCGAAACGAATTCTCTAATGGAAAACCTAATACGATAGATGATAAACATCGGATTGGTCCGCCATGACTTACCCAGATGGTTTTGTATTCGGAAGTTTCCCCTTCTTCTTTTTTAAGATTTTCCCAGGTTCTTGCTTCTCGCAGACCTTCTTCCCAGGATTTCAAAATCCTTGTTTTTAATTCTGAGTAAGTTTCTCCGCCTGGAGGCCTTCTGTTTACATAATCTTCCATCCAAGGATCTGTTTCCGATCTTGGTAGGTCTTCCCACAAACGTCCTTCCCAATTACCGAAATCTAATTCTTGGATATTTGAATCTACTTTCCAAGCAGGAGCGATTGATTTTGATTCTAGATGTTTGCTGATATATTCGGCTAGACTATAACATCTAAATAAGGGACTCGTGCGGATAGAATGTACTTTTTCAGGAAGAAGT
Protein-coding sequences here:
- a CDS encoding vWA domain-containing protein, which codes for MVFFRNFKSILIVSLLLGPSFIISDTSPELAVPGQPETAKLFILDASGSMNEYLGIYQKVHLAKKYVRHYVDKLPEETEVGFIAYGNRLPGCQSSRLYQPLEKGNRPGFQNKLFGLTPSGATPLAESIRIAGDYIIRRKSPTDLILVTDGIESCYGNPEKELQVLQQKGINFKMHIFGLGLKPDEKRVMQSLAKTGNGRYYNVGEDSDFFLAMEDLLKQEPIPKRTEIDPEKRRPKIRIAGIEKNQTDSEENFYRVKFIFENSDSDNQCVILNLKRRSSASSKIQNWNPQRAAEPERVERTEQICFHARKGEGEFQISAPAHLPLNLELELWDTKGIPSSVDKSGEKNLTE
- a CDS encoding histidine phosphatase family protein gives rise to the protein MEIFLVRHTTPEVEPGTCYGKSDLGLPSSFEKEAENVLKLLPEKVHSIRTSPLFRCYSLAEYISKHLESKSIAPAWKVDSNIQELDFGNWEGRLWEDLPRSETDPWMEDYVNRRPPGGETYSELKTRILKSWEEGLREARTWENLKKEEGETSEYKTIWVSHGGPIRCLSSIVLGFPLENSFRLVLEYGSVSCFKVRFGEMESYPQFVYWNKK